The Medicago truncatula cultivar Jemalong A17 chromosome 4, MtrunA17r5.0-ANR, whole genome shotgun sequence genome includes a region encoding these proteins:
- the LOC11422872 gene encoding cullin-1 — protein MSNSERRIISFEEGWDFMQQGIQKLLEGLPELNITADDYMTLSTTIYVMCTQKPPHEYSEQLYEKYKETFDGYIKSTVLPSLREKKDELLLRELLERWSNHKIMTKLLSRIFRYLHKYHIRKRGLSSLEETGFLSFYYLVYDEMHRQVMDAILAMIDRKRAGEPIDQTLVNNALAFYSEIGESTRKNDPKHFAETMTKEYAAFYTM, from the exons ATGTCAAACAGTGAGAGAAGGATTATCAGCTTTGAAGAAGGATGGGATTTCATGCAGCAGGGCATCCAAAAGCTTCTAGAAGGCTTGCCCGAGCTTAACATCACTGCTGACGATTACATGACGCTATCTAC GACCATTTACGTTATGTGTACTCAAAAGCCTCCTCATGAATATTCCGAACAATTGTATGAAAAGTACAAGGAAACATTTGACGGGTACATCAAATCAACT GTTCTGCCATCTttgagagaaaagaaagatgaaCTTTTGTTGAGAGAACTACTTGAAAGATGGTCAAATCACAAAATTATGACCAAGCTCCTCTCAAGAATTTTTCGTTATCTTCATAAATACCATATCCGTAAAAGGGGACTTTCTTCTCTTGAAGAAACTGGCTTCTTATCCTTCTATTACTTG GTATATGATGAGATGCATAGACAAGTAATGGATGCAATATTAGCAATG ATCGATCGGAAACGCGCAGGAGAGCCTATTGATCAAACACTGGTTAATAACGCATTGGCTTTCTACTCCGAGATTGGAGAAAGCACAAGAAAGAACGACCCAAAACACTTTGCAGAAACAATGACTAAAGAATATGCAGCATTCTATACTATGTAG